One genomic segment of Tripterygium wilfordii isolate XIE 37 chromosome 9, ASM1340144v1, whole genome shotgun sequence includes these proteins:
- the LOC120006201 gene encoding putative serine/threonine-protein kinase: protein MKFLSKCFSFPTETSTDHKIIRGQQICPSTVHAFSYKQLQLATNHFHSSNKIGDGGFGSVYKGRLEDGRLVAVKVFSIESRKGDEEFMAEIASVSDISHENLVRLHGGCIDGPSRIIVYDYMENNNLAQTLHGGEKIREKINWKIRREICLGIARGLTHIHEEVKPHIVHRDIKARNVLLDHKFVPKLSDFGLSKLFSDNITHISTRVAGTLGYLAPEYAISGHLSRKSDMYSFGVLLLEIVSGRTAVDFDIQLGEHYLVQKAWDMYQANKLEELVDPTLTWNSSDIIEAVLFLKVGLLCVQQKCRRRPSMCVAVKMMRDEIDINDVQISEPGLITNIMDVKIGRKTSSLHNPTVLPHPL, encoded by the exons ATGAAGTTCCTCTCCAAATGCTTCTCTTTTCCAACAGAAACCTCTACAGATCATAAAATCATCAGAG GTCAGCAAATTTGTCCTAGTACTGTCCATGCTTTCTCCTACAAACAATTGCAACTTGCCACCAACCACTTTCATTCCTCTAATAAGATTGGTGATGGAGGTTTTGGCTCCGTCTATAag gGAAGGCTAGAAGATGGAAGATTGGTTGCAGTGAAAGTGTTCTCAATAGAATCAAGAAAAGGAGATGAAGAGTTCATGGCAGAGATAGCCTCAGTCTCCGACATTAGCCATGAAAATCTTGTTAGGCTTCATGGTGGTTGCATTGATGGCCCTTCAAGAATCATCGTCTATGACTACATGGAGAACAACAATCTTGCCCAAACCCTACATG GCGGGGAAAAAATTAGGGAGAAAATCAACTGGAAGATACGACGAGAAATCTGTTTAGGGATAGCGCGAGGCCTAACACATATACACGAGGAGGTTAAACCACATATTGTGCATAGAGACATCAAAGCTAGGAATGTACTTTTGGATCACAAATTTGTTCCTAAACTTTCAGATTTTGGTCTCTCCAAGCTTTTCTCGGATAACATTACACACATTAGTACTCGCGTCGCTGGTACATT GGGGTATCTTGCGCCAGAATATGCGATTAGTGGACATTTATCTAGAAAATCCGACATGTACAGCTTTGGAGTGCTTCTGCTAGAGATTGTTAGTGGTAGAACTGCTGTTGATTTCGACATCCAACTCGGGGAACACTATCTTGTTCAAAAG GCATGGGATATGTACCAGGCTAACAAGCTTGAGGAACTAGTGGATCCGACACTAACTTGGAACTCCTCCGACATTATAGAAGCAGTGTTGTTCTTGAAAGTTGGGTTACTCTGCGTGCAACAGAAATGCCGGCGCAGGCCGAGCATGTGTGTGGCCGTTAAGATGATGAGAGATGAGATCGATATTAATGATGTGCAGATATCAGAGCCCGGACTCATTACTAATATCATGGACGTTAAAATAGGGAGAAAAACCTCCTCTCTACACAATCCAACTGTTTTGCCGCACCCCTTATGA